A single Pseudochaenichthys georgianus chromosome 10, fPseGeo1.2, whole genome shotgun sequence DNA region contains:
- the LOC117453359 gene encoding complexin-2, producing MDFVMKQALGGATKDMGKMLGGEEEKDPDASKKEEERQEALRQQEDERKAKHSRMEAEREKVRQTIRDKYGLKKKEEKEAEEKAAMEQACEGSLTRPKKAIPRGCGDDDEEDEESILDTVLKFLPGPLQDMFKK from the exons GGGCCACCAAAGATATGGGTAAGATGCTGGGtggggaggaggagaaagatccGGATGCAtcgaagaaggaggaggagcgCCAGGAGGCTCTGAGGCAGCAGGAGGACGAGAGGAAGGCCAAGCACAGCCGCATGGAGGCGGAGAGGGAGAAAGTACGGCAGACCATCAGGGACAAG TACGGgctgaagaagaaggaggagaaggaggcagAGGAGAAGGCGGCCATGGAGCAGGCCTGCGAGGGATCGCTCACTCGCCCCAAGAAGGCGATCCCTCGAGGCTGCGGAGACGACGACGAAGAGGACGAGGAGAGCATCCTCGACACCGTCCTCAAGTTTCTGCCCGGACCTCTCCAGGACATGTTCAAGaagtaa